A window of Exiguobacterium sp. FSL W8-0210 genomic DNA:
CTTCATCACGGAAGCAAAGATTGGTGGAGCAGATGAAGAGGAGCGGCAGCTTCGATTAGCGCTGTTCGCACTCTATGCTGCACCAGGGATGCCGATCGTCTACCAAGGAACAGAGGTGGCGATGCCAGGTGGTGAGGATCCCGGAAACCGGATGATGATGACATTTGATCAAAATAAGAAGATGCAACAGTACGTAAAAACGTTGAACGAGATGCGTCAGGACTACCCAGCGTTTGCAACAGGGAAGCAACGCTTGATCGCAAAAACCGATCATATGGCAGTCTACTCACGGGAGACGAAACAACAAAAAGTCATTTACGCGATTAATCTTGGAGAAAAAAAGACGAGCTTACGCGTGTCTGCGAAAGAAGTCGGTGATGATCAGCGTCTAAGAGGACTTTTATTCTCAGACTTGGTGCGTCAAGATGGTGACGCCTATGAGATCACGCTTGATGCAAATAGTGCGAACAGCTATGTCATCGAAAAGTCACAAGTCAACTGGTGGTCGATCATCGCAATTGGTGCGATTGCTCCGATTTTAGCGCTCATACTTCTTCTCGTTCACCGTAAACGCATGCAACGTCAAACAAAATAAAATACTTAACTAGGGGAAATGTGAGGTGAAGGGGATGCAGGTAACAATCAAGGATGTAGCACGGGAAGCGAATGTCGCACCCTCGACGGTATCACGCGTCATTGCGAATAGTTCACGCATCAGTCAAAAGACGAAGGAACGGGTGCGGCAGGCGATGGATGAGCTCGGGTATTATCCGAACGTTCATGCGCGCAGTCTCGCGAATCGAACGACACAAGCGATCGGTCTCGTCATGCCAAGTGCTGCAACAAAAACGCTACAAAACCCGTTCTTTTCGGAGGTCATTCGAGGAATCAGTACAAAAGCGCATCAAAATGGATATTCGTTATATATGACGACAGGTGTCTCGGAAGAAGAAGTATATGAAGGTGTCGTCTCGATGGTTCAGGGCCGTCGTGTCGATGGTGTCGTCGTACTGTATTCCCGTACGGATGACAAAGTCGTTCAATTTCTGCAAGATTCGAAGTTTCCGTTCGTCGTCGTCGGAAAACCATTCAGTGATTCATCACATGTCACGTATGTCGATACGGATAATTATCTAGCCGGTCGCGAAGTGACGAAGTACTTGCATCAACTTGGGCATGAGTGTATCGCATTCGTCGGAGGCGCACAGGACTTAGCTGTGACGCAAGAACGTGTCGGGGGTTACAAGACGGCTCTCATGGAAGAGGGCATCCCGATTCAAGAATCCTACATCGTCAGTGCACCATTCATGACGACAGGAGGCGCTGAGGCAGTCAAACGACTGATGTCGCTTGAACATCCGCCGACGGCTGTCGTCGTCAGTGACGACATGATGGCACTTGGTGTCATGAGTACCCTGAATGAGATGGGGATCGGTGTGCCGGATCAAATGGCCGTCGTCAGTTTCAATAACTTGTTCATCGCAGAATTCTCAAGCCCACCGTTGACTTCTGTTGAAATCAATATCTTTGGACTTGGTTTTGAAGCGACGAATTGTTTGATTGAACAAATCAATGAAGATGCGACCCCTTATGGGAAGCGCGTCATCGTTCCACATTATCTCGTCGTCCGTCAGTCTTGTGGCGGAAAATCTGAAGCGTGAAACAGAAGTCTATTTTTAAACCGATTGGTTTGAAAATAGACTTTTTTTGATTCAAATGGATGTCGATTTCTAGTAAAAGGAAGCGGTTGCAGAAAAAGAAATTTATTTTCGTGCAAACGATTGCATTGATGCTTTTTATGTGTACAATAAAGAATGTAGAGTATAGATGAAACGCTTACATGTTCAGATTGACTGACATGCGTAGCATAAAAAAGGAGCGACTTGACGATGAAACGACTTTTTGAGGTCAATGAGTGGAAAATTACAGAGCTTGGTTTTCATCCAGAAGATAATCGATTGGCAGAATCGATGACATCGATCGGAAACGGTCATATGGGAATGCGCGGAACGTTTGAAGAAGAATACACAGGCGACACGCATCAAGGCATGTATGTCGCAGGTGTTTATTATCCGGATAAGACACGTGTCGGCTGGTGGAAAAACGGTTATCCGGAGTACTTCGCGAAAGTACTCAATGCTGTCAACATCATGGGTTTGAAAGTATCTGTCAACGGAAAAACTGTTGATTTGAATACGTGGGAAGTCATCGACTTCAAACGTGAACTTGATATGCAACATGGTGTGTTGACGCGGGCGATGTTGTTGAAGCATGGAGAAGAAGAGATAAAAGTCGAATCCAAGCGTTTCTTCTCGATCGTCGATAAAGAAATTGCTGCCTTGCAATATACGGTAACACCTGTCAATTTCGAAGCAGAGGTCATCATTGAATCATATCTCGATGCGGATGTTGAGAATGAAGACTCAAACTATGATGAGAAGTTCTGGCTTCCCGTTGAACACGGAATTGAAGAACGGTTTGGTTATGTCACATCAAAAACGAAAAAGCTCGATTGGCATGTGACAGCAGCGATGATCACGGACGTCGAAGGCGCACGGTGTGAGGTCGTCGATGGCAATACGCAGTACGTCGCGAATCGTTTCACGAAACAAGCCGCAGTAGGTGAGGGTGTCACTGTCGAGAAATTCGTTGCGCTCGTAACGAATCGCGATCATGAAATCGATGCGTTACTGGAGCAAGCGATGAAACGGGTTCACGTCGCATTCGAATCAGGCTTTGAACCATTGCTTGCGACACATGAAGCAGCGTGGTTGCACCACTGGGAAGAAGCGGATGTGAAGATTGAAGGTGATGTCGAGGCACAGCAAGGGATTCGTTTCAACATCTTCCATATGTTCCAGACCTACACAGGTGAAGACTCACGCCTGAACATCGGACCAAAAGGCTTCACGGGCGAGAAGTATGGTGGTGCGACGTATTGGGATACAGAAGCGTACTGCTTGAACTTTTACCTTGCGACGTCGAAACCGGAAGTGGCTTGGAATTTACTCAAGTATCGCCACAATCAATTACCGCAAGCAAAAGAAAATGCGGATAAGAATGTTGGGATGAAGGGTGCGCTTTATCCGATGGTGACGATGAACGGAGAAGAGTGCCACAACGAGTGGGAAATTACACATGAAGAAATTCACCGGAACGGCGCGATTGCGCATGCGATTTATAATTACACGAACTACACGGGGGACACATCGTATCTCGGACAATACGGATTTGAAGTGTTAGTCGAGATTGCTCGTTATTGGGCAAGCCGTGTCAATTATGTGGCGCATAAGGATGTCTATATGATTCTTGGGGTGACGGGACCAAATGAATACGAGAACAACGTCAACAACAACTGGTATACGAATTTGATCGCAGCATGGTGTCTCGAATATACGCAGACCGTTCACCGTCATTTGGCACAAGAAGAACCAGAACGTTTGCAAGAACTCATGCATCAATTAGCGTTGACGGATGAGGAACTGGCGAAGTGGGCAGATATCGACGCGAAGATGTATTATCCAAAAGATGAAGCAGCTCCTGGTATCTTCATGCAACAGGATGGCTTCATGGATAAGGAACAAATCCTGGTCGCTGAACTCGATCCAAAACATCTTCCGCTGAACCAGAATTGGTCTTGGGACCGGATCCTTCGCTCTGTCTTCATCAAACAGGCAGATGTCCTGCAAGGTCTCTACTTCTTGACGGATCGCTTCAGTCTAGAAGAGAAGAAAGCGAACTTCGATTTCTATGAACCACGTACGGTTCACGAATCATCATTATCTCCGTGTATCTACTCGATCATTGCAGCGGAAGTCGGCTATGAGGAAAAAGCGGTCGAACTGTACCAACGTTCGGCACGACTTGACCTTGATAACTACAACAATGATACGGAAGACGGATTACACATCACGTCGATGGTTGGATCTTGGATGTCGATCGTCCACGGGTTCGCCGGATTACGGGTGGCGAACGATACGTTGTCCTTTAAGCCGATGTTGCCAAAAGGCTGGACGAGCTATGCGTTCCGGATGCAGTGGCGCGGTCATCATATCCATGTCCATGTTCAGCCAAACGCCGTCGAAATCACTCAGACGGAAGGCGAAGCATTCAGCTTAAACGTTCATGGAACGACTGTAGAAGTTCCGGCAGGAGGAAAGATTACGGTGCCTGCTTCGATGACAGTATAAATACGATGAAAAAGAACCGATGCCATGAACTGAACCAAAAAAGTTAGACAATAAATAAT
This region includes:
- a CDS encoding LacI family DNA-binding transcriptional regulator translates to MQVTIKDVAREANVAPSTVSRVIANSSRISQKTKERVRQAMDELGYYPNVHARSLANRTTQAIGLVMPSAATKTLQNPFFSEVIRGISTKAHQNGYSLYMTTGVSEEEVYEGVVSMVQGRRVDGVVVLYSRTDDKVVQFLQDSKFPFVVVGKPFSDSSHVTYVDTDNYLAGREVTKYLHQLGHECIAFVGGAQDLAVTQERVGGYKTALMEEGIPIQESYIVSAPFMTTGGAEAVKRLMSLEHPPTAVVVSDDMMALGVMSTLNEMGIGVPDQMAVVSFNNLFIAEFSSPPLTSVEINIFGLGFEATNCLIEQINEDATPYGKRVIVPHYLVVRQSCGGKSEA
- a CDS encoding glycoside hydrolase family 65 protein — its product is MKRLFEVNEWKITELGFHPEDNRLAESMTSIGNGHMGMRGTFEEEYTGDTHQGMYVAGVYYPDKTRVGWWKNGYPEYFAKVLNAVNIMGLKVSVNGKTVDLNTWEVIDFKRELDMQHGVLTRAMLLKHGEEEIKVESKRFFSIVDKEIAALQYTVTPVNFEAEVIIESYLDADVENEDSNYDEKFWLPVEHGIEERFGYVTSKTKKLDWHVTAAMITDVEGARCEVVDGNTQYVANRFTKQAAVGEGVTVEKFVALVTNRDHEIDALLEQAMKRVHVAFESGFEPLLATHEAAWLHHWEEADVKIEGDVEAQQGIRFNIFHMFQTYTGEDSRLNIGPKGFTGEKYGGATYWDTEAYCLNFYLATSKPEVAWNLLKYRHNQLPQAKENADKNVGMKGALYPMVTMNGEECHNEWEITHEEIHRNGAIAHAIYNYTNYTGDTSYLGQYGFEVLVEIARYWASRVNYVAHKDVYMILGVTGPNEYENNVNNNWYTNLIAAWCLEYTQTVHRHLAQEEPERLQELMHQLALTDEELAKWADIDAKMYYPKDEAAPGIFMQQDGFMDKEQILVAELDPKHLPLNQNWSWDRILRSVFIKQADVLQGLYFLTDRFSLEEKKANFDFYEPRTVHESSLSPCIYSIIAAEVGYEEKAVELYQRSARLDLDNYNNDTEDGLHITSMVGSWMSIVHGFAGLRVANDTLSFKPMLPKGWTSYAFRMQWRGHHIHVHVQPNAVEITQTEGEAFSLNVHGTTVEVPAGGKITVPASMTV